One region of Quercus lobata isolate SW786 chromosome 2, ValleyOak3.0 Primary Assembly, whole genome shotgun sequence genomic DNA includes:
- the LOC115974306 gene encoding uncharacterized protein LOC115974306 isoform X1, whose protein sequence is MELRSCNHLHFIQAIKGSFVTKILNVTRGRPSLTFKKLEDIYEVLDAKNHDLLPMLQPKDKSESLLCDSDTTEVKSPRLHTVERRTVKREPETYDLYCHGGDNGINNDLADLEFSDMTLKQIKDRCKTKKRKRSKCVKLSIETAETSSCPRQEFSDLETDEEDLDLQEPLSCWKSKLSKKMKAKKKHMRNHASASSQSSMSIAISEQVPTDTVLPQSSGDLWSVINIKVEDPESDHSDCQNVMCVGDDYSLPCREPKGSCGMVNNEVCGRANECVTETQVSISSVEEPQYCVTNELCYEYMESADPNFLQMLRASGGNSMEVESLPCHETEGGCGMTTSELCERADAGVLEVSISNEFVTETQVSNSSMEEPQYCVTNELCYEYMESADPNFLQIVRVSGGNSMQVESLPCHEPEGGCGMTTSDLCEIADAGILEVSVSLTKEPEYCVTNDMCLEYVEPAGPKSIQIVRTSDGDSVEEDNTETTSHECSGFPVADSEKKEYSHSVLHDISPGTISSSINHSSYISDLSQSSSPMDENNDINVQAPHMSICKSTQFIELGYGGDACVFEDDIVADLPSNPKVTVISSPSGDSNLSPDSCLDSVEDNSPTSEEKQPQKSACANAEINISAGIHPCDATDELMMPVDFEYCHHSKPQHPPERLLATRKVISPTSQERLRKAMDSLELQDNEYHNCRGKLDFEKNKIGRVEGPDLIRGAELGINPQQITRKRKNDKRGTPPKIVHKVPNLSGAVPRFSTGCTSIQSCSQSAIEFSQQQMNDFECLAVKLTKELKSMKEILEERLLPEACPASSFKYNVDRARMAIKNATRMEESTKKWLSMMARDCNRFCKIMRMTEKGSGFSGNVAQKERKESTSAYEAVGILVNQVQRLTETGSSSSGNVVHKEKKKITFADEVGGELCHVKFFEDDMVSLSESITDTQELPVN, encoded by the exons ATGGAGTTAAGGAGTTGCAATCATTTGCACTTTATCCAGGCCATTAAAGGTAGTTTTGTGACAAAAATCCTCAATGTTACTCGTGGAAGGCCTTCACTCACCTTCAAGAAGTTAGAAGACATATATGAAGTTTTAGATGCCAAAAATCATGATTTGCTTCCAATGCTTCAGCCAAAGGACAAGAGTGAAAGTTTGTTGTGTGATAGTGATACGACTGAGGTCAAAAGTCCCCGGCTACATACAGTGGAAAGAAGAACTGTCAAAAGGGAGCCTGAAACATATGACTTATATTGCCATGGTGGTGACAATGGAATTAACAATGACTTGGCTGATTTAGAATTTAGTGATATGACATTGAAGCAAATTAAGGATAgatgcaaaacaaagaaaaggaaacgtTCAAAGTGTGTTAAATTAAGTATAGAAACTGCTGAAACTTCCTCCTGTCCAAGACAAGAATTTTCTGACTTAGAAACAGATGAAGAAGATCTTGACCTCCAGGAGCCTCTTAGTTGTTGGAAATCCAAACTTTCAAAGAAAATGAAGGCAAAGAAAAAGCATATGAGAAATCATGCCTCAGCTTCATCTCAAAGTTCCATGTCAATTGCTATATCTGAACAGGTCCCAACTGATACAGTTTTGCCCCAGTCTAGTGGGGATTTGTGGTCAGTTATTAATATTAAAGTTGAGGATCCTGAATCTGATCACTCAGATTGCCAAAATGTCATGTGTGTTGGTGATGATTATTCCTTGCCTTGTCGTGAGCCAAAGGGTTCTTGTGGAATGGTAAATAATGAAGTGTGTGGGAGAGCTAATGAATGTGTTACGGAGACCCAGGTGTCAATTTCATCAGTGGAAGAGCCCCAATATTGTGTTACTAATGAATTGTGTTACGAGTATATGGAATCTGCAGATCCCAACTTTCTTCAGATGTTAAGGGCCTCAGGAGGGAATTCTATGGAGGTGGAGTCCTTGCCTTGTCATGAGACAGAGGGTGGTTGTGGAATGACAACTAGTGAATTGTGTGAGAGGGCTGATGCAGGTGTTTTGGAGGTGtcaatttcaaatgaatttgTTACGGAGACCCAGGTGTCAAATTCATCAATGGAAGAGCCCCAATATTGTGTTACTAATGAATTGTGTTATGAGTATATGGAATCTGCAGATCCTAACTTTCTTCAGATTGTAAGGGTCTCAGGTGGGAATTCTATGCAGGTGGAGTCCTTGCCTTGTCATGAGCCAGAGGGTGGTTGTGGAATGACAACTAGTGACTTGTGTGAGATAGCTGATGCAGGTATTTTGGAGGTGTCAGTTTCATTGACAAAAGAGCCAGAATATTGTGTTACTAATGATATGTGTCTTGAGTATGTGGAACCTGCAGGTCCCAAGTCCATTCAGATTGTAAGGACCTCAGATGGGGATTCTGTAGAGGAGGATAACACAGAAACAACCAGTCACGAGTGCTCAGGTTTTCCTGTAGCAGATTCTGAGAAAAAGGAATATTCCCATTCAGTTCTGCATGACATCTCCCCAGGAACCATTTCTTCAAGCATCAATCATAGTTCTTACATTTCTGATCTCTCTCAAAGTAGTTCTCCTATGGACGAAAACAATGATATTAACGTTCAAGCACCTCATATGAGCATTTGTAAGAGCACTCAGTTCATTGAGTTAGGATATGGAGGTGATGCATGTGTGTTTGAGGATGACATTGTGGCTGATTTACCTTCTAATCCCAAAGTCACTGTTATTTCCAGCCCATCTGGTGACAGTAACTTGAGTCCTGATAGCTGTTTGGATTCTGTTGAGGATAATTCACCTACATCTGAAGAGAAGCAGCCCCAAAAGTCTGCCTGTGCTAATGCAGAAATAAACATCTCAGCAGGGATTCATCCCTGTGATGCTACTGATGAGCTTATGATGCCAGTTGATTTTGAATATTGTCATCATTCAAAGCCGCAGCATCCTCCTGAGAGGCTGCTTGCAACCAGAAAG GTCATTTCTCCAACTTCCCAAGAAAGACTCCGTAAGGCTATGGATTCCCTTGAGTTACAAGACAATGAATATCACA ATTGTCGTGGGAAATTagattttgagaagaataaaATTGGTAGAGTTGAAGGACCTGATCTGATCAGGGGTGCTGAACTTGGTATTAACCCTCAACAAATTACAAGGAAACGAAAGAATGATAAGCGAGGCACCCCTCCCAAAATTGTTCACAAGGTTCCTAATCTTTCTGGTGCTGTACCACGTTTTAGCACTGGGTGCACCTCTATCCAAAGTTGTTCACAGAGTGCCATAGAATTCTCACAGCAGCAGATGAATGACTTTGAATGTCTTGCCGTGAAACTTACAAAAGAGTTGAAGTCCATGAAGGAAATTCTGGAAGAGAGGTTGCTCCCTGAAGCCTGTCCAGCATCTTCCTTCAAATATAATGTGGATAGG GCAAGAATGGCCATTAAGAATGCAACTCGAATGGAAGAAAGCACAAAGAAATGGCTTTCAATGATGGCAAGGGACTGCAACCGCTTTTGTAAAATCATG AGAATGACTGAGAAAGGTTCTGGTTTTTCTGGAAATGTTGCCCAAAAGGAAAGGAAGGAATCTACTTCTGCCTATGAAGCAGTAGGAATTTTGGTCAACCAAGTACAGAGATTGACTGAGAcaggttcttcttcttctggaaATGTAGTCcacaaagagaagaagaaaattactTTTGCAGATGAAGTTGGTGGAGAGCTTTGCCATGTCAAGTTTTTTGAGGATGACATGGTATCTTTGTCAGAATCTATTACTGACACTCAGGAATTGCCGGTTAATTAG
- the LOC115974305 gene encoding outer envelope pore protein 24, chloroplastic-like isoform X1 has protein sequence MKASLKGRYELEKTNSPAAAATIAFNAGDVKLRASLTDATVVNGPSLNGLALAVEKPGFFILDYNVPKKDFRFQFMNSVRVLEKPLNLTYIHSRGDNRTILDGTLVLDSANKLSANHTLGSGNCKLKYTYVHGGVNTFEPSYDLAKNSWDFAVSRRVYDDDVFRASYQTSSNVLGLEWVRNSKHQGAFKISASVNLAEENKVPKLIAESTWNLEI, from the exons ATGAAGGCATCTTTGAAAGGCAGATACGAACTAGAGAAAACCAACAGCCCAGCCGCCGCCGCTACTATCGCCTTCAACGCCGGCGATGTCAAGCTCCGAGCTTCACTCACCGACGCCACCGTCGTCAACGGCCCCAGCTTAAACGGCTTGGCTCTAGCCGTCGAAAAACCCGGCTTCTTCATCCTCGATTACAACGTTCCCAAAAAG GATTTTCGGTTTCAGTTCATGAACTCGGTTAGGGTTCTGGAGAAACCGTTGAATCTGACTTACATTCACAGCAGAGGGGACAACAGGACCATTCTGGATGGGACATTGGTGTTGGATTCGGCTAACAAGTTGTCGGCCAATCACACCCTTGGGTCGGGGAATTGCAAGCTGAAGTACACTTATGTGCATGGAGGAGTGAATACTTTTGAGCCGAGCTATGATTTGGCGAAGAATTCGTGGGACTTTGCGGTATCACGTAGGGtttatgatgatgatgtgtTTAGGGCTTCATATCAAACGTCGAGCAACGTGCTTGGACTGGAGTGGGTGAGGAACTCGAAGCACCAAGGGGCTTTCAAG ATTTCAGCGTCTGTCAATTTGGCTGAGGAAAATAAGGTGCCGAAATTAATTGCTGAAAGTACATGGAATCTGGAGATTTAA
- the LOC115974306 gene encoding uncharacterized protein LOC115974306 isoform X2 → MELRSCNHLHFIQAIKGSFVTKILNVTRGRPSLTFKKLEDIYEVLDAKNHDLLPMLQPKDKSESLLCDSDTTEVKSPRLHTVERRTVKREPETYDLYCHGGDNGINNDLADLEFSDMTLKQIKDRCKTKKRKRSKCVKLSIETAETSSCPRQEFSDLETDEEDLDLQEPLSCWKSKLSKKMKAKKKHMRNHASASSQSSMSIAISEQVPTDTVLPQSSGDLWSVINIKVEDPESDHSDCQNVMCVGDDYSLPCREPKGSCGMVNNEVCGRANECVTETQVSISSVEEPQYCVTNELCYEYMESADPNFLQMLRASGGNSMEVESLPCHETEGGCGMTTSELCERADAGVLEVSISNEFVTETQVSNSSMEEPQYCVTNELCYEYMESADPNFLQIVRVSGGNSMQVESLPCHEPEGGCGMTTSDLCEIADAGPKSIQIVRTSDGDSVEEDNTETTSHECSGFPVADSEKKEYSHSVLHDISPGTISSSINHSSYISDLSQSSSPMDENNDINVQAPHMSICKSTQFIELGYGGDACVFEDDIVADLPSNPKVTVISSPSGDSNLSPDSCLDSVEDNSPTSEEKQPQKSACANAEINISAGIHPCDATDELMMPVDFEYCHHSKPQHPPERLLATRKVISPTSQERLRKAMDSLELQDNEYHNCRGKLDFEKNKIGRVEGPDLIRGAELGINPQQITRKRKNDKRGTPPKIVHKVPNLSGAVPRFSTGCTSIQSCSQSAIEFSQQQMNDFECLAVKLTKELKSMKEILEERLLPEACPASSFKYNVDRARMAIKNATRMEESTKKWLSMMARDCNRFCKIMRMTEKGSGFSGNVAQKERKESTSAYEAVGILVNQVQRLTETGSSSSGNVVHKEKKKITFADEVGGELCHVKFFEDDMVSLSESITDTQELPVN, encoded by the exons ATGGAGTTAAGGAGTTGCAATCATTTGCACTTTATCCAGGCCATTAAAGGTAGTTTTGTGACAAAAATCCTCAATGTTACTCGTGGAAGGCCTTCACTCACCTTCAAGAAGTTAGAAGACATATATGAAGTTTTAGATGCCAAAAATCATGATTTGCTTCCAATGCTTCAGCCAAAGGACAAGAGTGAAAGTTTGTTGTGTGATAGTGATACGACTGAGGTCAAAAGTCCCCGGCTACATACAGTGGAAAGAAGAACTGTCAAAAGGGAGCCTGAAACATATGACTTATATTGCCATGGTGGTGACAATGGAATTAACAATGACTTGGCTGATTTAGAATTTAGTGATATGACATTGAAGCAAATTAAGGATAgatgcaaaacaaagaaaaggaaacgtTCAAAGTGTGTTAAATTAAGTATAGAAACTGCTGAAACTTCCTCCTGTCCAAGACAAGAATTTTCTGACTTAGAAACAGATGAAGAAGATCTTGACCTCCAGGAGCCTCTTAGTTGTTGGAAATCCAAACTTTCAAAGAAAATGAAGGCAAAGAAAAAGCATATGAGAAATCATGCCTCAGCTTCATCTCAAAGTTCCATGTCAATTGCTATATCTGAACAGGTCCCAACTGATACAGTTTTGCCCCAGTCTAGTGGGGATTTGTGGTCAGTTATTAATATTAAAGTTGAGGATCCTGAATCTGATCACTCAGATTGCCAAAATGTCATGTGTGTTGGTGATGATTATTCCTTGCCTTGTCGTGAGCCAAAGGGTTCTTGTGGAATGGTAAATAATGAAGTGTGTGGGAGAGCTAATGAATGTGTTACGGAGACCCAGGTGTCAATTTCATCAGTGGAAGAGCCCCAATATTGTGTTACTAATGAATTGTGTTACGAGTATATGGAATCTGCAGATCCCAACTTTCTTCAGATGTTAAGGGCCTCAGGAGGGAATTCTATGGAGGTGGAGTCCTTGCCTTGTCATGAGACAGAGGGTGGTTGTGGAATGACAACTAGTGAATTGTGTGAGAGGGCTGATGCAGGTGTTTTGGAGGTGtcaatttcaaatgaatttgTTACGGAGACCCAGGTGTCAAATTCATCAATGGAAGAGCCCCAATATTGTGTTACTAATGAATTGTGTTATGAGTATATGGAATCTGCAGATCCTAACTTTCTTCAGATTGTAAGGGTCTCAGGTGGGAATTCTATGCAGGTGGAGTCCTTGCCTTGTCATGAGCCAGAGGGTGGTTGTGGAATGACAACTAGTGACTTGTGTGAGATAGCTGATGCAG GTCCCAAGTCCATTCAGATTGTAAGGACCTCAGATGGGGATTCTGTAGAGGAGGATAACACAGAAACAACCAGTCACGAGTGCTCAGGTTTTCCTGTAGCAGATTCTGAGAAAAAGGAATATTCCCATTCAGTTCTGCATGACATCTCCCCAGGAACCATTTCTTCAAGCATCAATCATAGTTCTTACATTTCTGATCTCTCTCAAAGTAGTTCTCCTATGGACGAAAACAATGATATTAACGTTCAAGCACCTCATATGAGCATTTGTAAGAGCACTCAGTTCATTGAGTTAGGATATGGAGGTGATGCATGTGTGTTTGAGGATGACATTGTGGCTGATTTACCTTCTAATCCCAAAGTCACTGTTATTTCCAGCCCATCTGGTGACAGTAACTTGAGTCCTGATAGCTGTTTGGATTCTGTTGAGGATAATTCACCTACATCTGAAGAGAAGCAGCCCCAAAAGTCTGCCTGTGCTAATGCAGAAATAAACATCTCAGCAGGGATTCATCCCTGTGATGCTACTGATGAGCTTATGATGCCAGTTGATTTTGAATATTGTCATCATTCAAAGCCGCAGCATCCTCCTGAGAGGCTGCTTGCAACCAGAAAG GTCATTTCTCCAACTTCCCAAGAAAGACTCCGTAAGGCTATGGATTCCCTTGAGTTACAAGACAATGAATATCACA ATTGTCGTGGGAAATTagattttgagaagaataaaATTGGTAGAGTTGAAGGACCTGATCTGATCAGGGGTGCTGAACTTGGTATTAACCCTCAACAAATTACAAGGAAACGAAAGAATGATAAGCGAGGCACCCCTCCCAAAATTGTTCACAAGGTTCCTAATCTTTCTGGTGCTGTACCACGTTTTAGCACTGGGTGCACCTCTATCCAAAGTTGTTCACAGAGTGCCATAGAATTCTCACAGCAGCAGATGAATGACTTTGAATGTCTTGCCGTGAAACTTACAAAAGAGTTGAAGTCCATGAAGGAAATTCTGGAAGAGAGGTTGCTCCCTGAAGCCTGTCCAGCATCTTCCTTCAAATATAATGTGGATAGG GCAAGAATGGCCATTAAGAATGCAACTCGAATGGAAGAAAGCACAAAGAAATGGCTTTCAATGATGGCAAGGGACTGCAACCGCTTTTGTAAAATCATG AGAATGACTGAGAAAGGTTCTGGTTTTTCTGGAAATGTTGCCCAAAAGGAAAGGAAGGAATCTACTTCTGCCTATGAAGCAGTAGGAATTTTGGTCAACCAAGTACAGAGATTGACTGAGAcaggttcttcttcttctggaaATGTAGTCcacaaagagaagaagaaaattactTTTGCAGATGAAGTTGGTGGAGAGCTTTGCCATGTCAAGTTTTTTGAGGATGACATGGTATCTTTGTCAGAATCTATTACTGACACTCAGGAATTGCCGGTTAATTAG
- the LOC115978274 gene encoding transcription repressor OFP7-like, which yields MAKRFKLKFPFFHFCRPKHLLTLSVNPSPPAIYRLSPVNPTAQDIIYPSLKAPPSTPEHTSPPSNNRHVSSNTVSVGCGCRLKPCTQYRSITGSSSSSPAECTWKKETLVSTKDCSNEFVSESLVSVSEKCKEKEISKSDEVKKGRKLRRYALESECSGVRGNGKVRESHAVVKKTENPYEDFKRSMLEMILEKQMFETTDLEELLHCFLSLNSRVHHGVIVEAFSEIWEILFCDSPEDNRASFGLQAKS from the coding sequence ATGGCTAAACGTTTCAAGCTTAAATTCCCTTTCTTCCATTTCTGTCGTCCCAAACACCTTCTCACTCTCTCAGTCAATCCATCACCGCCGGCAATATACCGGCTATCTCCGGTCAACCCCACAGCACAAGACATCATTTACCCAAGCCTCAAAGCCCCACCTTCAACACCAGAACACACTTCTCCTCCCTCAAATAATCGCCACGTGTCATCAAATACCGTATCAGTCGGTTGTGGCTGCCGATTAAAACCATGCACACAGTACCGCAGCATCACTGGatcgtcatcatcatctccAGCAGAATGCACTTGGAAGAAAGAAACCTTAGTTTCTACGAAGGATTGTTCTAATGAGTTTGTGAGTGAGTCTTTGGTGAGTGTAAGCGAGAAATGCAAAGAGAAGGAAATAAGTAAAAGTGATGAAGTGAAAAAGGGTCGGAAGCTGAGAAGGTATGCTTTGGAAAGTGAGTGTAGTGGTGTGCGTGGGAATGGGAAAGTGAGGGAGAGCCATGCGGTGGTGAAGAAGACAGAGAATCCATACGAGGATTTCAAGAGGTCTATGTTGGAGATGATACTGGAGAAGCAAATGTTTGAGACCACAGACTTGGAAGAACTTTTGCACTGTTTTTTGTCTTTGAATTCACGCGTACATCACGGAGTTATTGTCGAGGCCTTCTCTGAGATTTGGGAAATCTTGTTCTGTGACTCACCTGAGGACAACCGAGCTTCTTTTGGACTTCAAGCTAAaagttaa
- the LOC115978231 gene encoding uncharacterized protein LOC115978231: MFISMRKLCPNYDKEDGLDTVLEVPIPEEMFTNMGSNGALRWQNLRALMRAQGVDKSTHLAAASNNEFMALLKLVGTPLIPFQVQPDQPLTRPIKDCSIEASTAKYIVQQYVAATGGQAALNSVKSMYAVGQVKMVGSEMHQGDVSLHTKGNCEVGGFVLWQKNPDLWYLELVVSGFKVSAGSDGKVAWNQSSSQPSHANKGPPRPLRRFFQGLDPRCTANLFLDAVCIGEKTINDEDCFILKLETAPLLLKAQCTPNTEIVHHTVWGYFSQRTGLLVQFEDTKLVRMKSIKGNDSVFWETSMESMIQDYRYIDGINIAHGGRTNTTLYRYGEAFHHRRKIEESWRIEEVDFNICGLSMDCFLPPSDLKREQDGEQGV; this comes from the exons ATGTTTATTTCCATGAGGAAACTGTGTCCAAATTATGATAAGGAAGATGGGCTTGATACCGTGCTGGAGGTTCCTATACCTGAGGAAATGTTCACCAACATGGGCAGCAATGGCGCGCTGCGTTGGCAAAATTTGCGTGCTTTGATGAGAgctcaaggtgtagataaatcaaCACATCTTGCGGCTGcatcaaacaatgaatttatggCATTGCTAAAGCTTGTTGGTACTCCTCTCATCCCTTTTCAAGTCCAACCAGACCAACCGTTAACCCGCCCCATCAAAGATTGTTCGATT GAAGCTTCTACAGCGAAATATATAGTACAACAGTATGTAGCCGCTACTGGGGGACAAGCAGCATTAAATTCAGTGAAAAGCATGTATGCAGTGGGACAAGTGAAGATGGTTGGGTCGGAAATGCACCAAGGTGATGTTAGTTTGCATACCAAAGGCAATTGTGAGGTTGGTGGATTCGTTTTATGGCAAAAGAACCCGGATTTGTGGTATTTGGAATTGGTTGTTTCTGGTTTCAAGGTCAGTGCAGGTAGTGATGGCAAGGTAGCTTGGAATCAGTCTTCTTCTCAACCTTCTCATGCTAATAAAGGTCCTCCAAGGCCTCTGCGCAGGTTCTTCcag GGATTGGACCCCAGGTGTACAGCTAACTTGTTCCTAGATGCAGTGTGCATTGGAGAGAAAACCATAAATGATGAAGACTGTTTCATACTCAAGCTCGAGACTGCTCCACTTCTCCTCAAAGCACAATGTACACCCAACACTGAAATTGTCCACCACACAGTTTGGGGCTATTTCAGCCAACGTACAGGACTCCTTGTCCAATTCGAGGACACAAAGCTAGTAAGAATGAAGTCCATTAAAGGAAATGATAGTGTGTTTTGGGAAACAAGCATGGAATCGATGATCCAAGATTATAGATACATTGATGGGATTAATATAGCTCATGGTGGTAGAACTAATACCACGTTGTATAGGTATGGAGAGGCGTTTCATCACAGGCGGAAGATTGAGGAGTCCTGGAGAATCGAAGAGGttgattttaatatttgtgGTTTGTCCATGGATTGCTTTTTGCCTCCTTCTGACCTTAAGAGAGAACAAGATGGAGAACAAGGAGTTTGA
- the LOC115974305 gene encoding outer envelope pore protein 24, chloroplastic-like isoform X2, producing MKASLKGRYELEKTNSPAAAATIAFNAGDVKLRASLTDATVVNGPSLNGLALAVEKPGFFILDYNVPKKDFRFQFMNSVRVLEKPLNLTYIHSRGDNRTILDGTLVLDSANKLSANHTLGSGNCKLKYTYVHGGVNTFEPSYDLAKNSWDFAVSRRVYDDDVFRASYQTSSNVLGLEWVRNSKHQGAFKG from the exons ATGAAGGCATCTTTGAAAGGCAGATACGAACTAGAGAAAACCAACAGCCCAGCCGCCGCCGCTACTATCGCCTTCAACGCCGGCGATGTCAAGCTCCGAGCTTCACTCACCGACGCCACCGTCGTCAACGGCCCCAGCTTAAACGGCTTGGCTCTAGCCGTCGAAAAACCCGGCTTCTTCATCCTCGATTACAACGTTCCCAAAAAG GATTTTCGGTTTCAGTTCATGAACTCGGTTAGGGTTCTGGAGAAACCGTTGAATCTGACTTACATTCACAGCAGAGGGGACAACAGGACCATTCTGGATGGGACATTGGTGTTGGATTCGGCTAACAAGTTGTCGGCCAATCACACCCTTGGGTCGGGGAATTGCAAGCTGAAGTACACTTATGTGCATGGAGGAGTGAATACTTTTGAGCCGAGCTATGATTTGGCGAAGAATTCGTGGGACTTTGCGGTATCACGTAGGGtttatgatgatgatgtgtTTAGGGCTTCATATCAAACGTCGAGCAACGTGCTTGGACTGGAGTGGGTGAGGAACTCGAAGCACCAAGGGGCTTTCAAG GGGTAG
- the LOC115974308 gene encoding uncharacterized protein LOC115974308: MKDEVIPTTIPSPSRTTTTTLKKENSSDHAGLFGKTRYKFWALAAILLLAFWSMFTGSVNLKWSAANLARFSDHHHSLTHDDLDILEVEERKKVVRHMWDVYTQSKSIRLPKFWQEAFEAAYEHLTSDVRGVRDAAVSEIAKMSLSSINLDPPPGRFESTRGSKKISKQAEKGKKVIAVGSSR; the protein is encoded by the exons atgaAGGACGAGGTTATACCGACAACAATACCATCTCCTTcgagaacaacaacaacaacgttgAAGAAAGAGAACTCGTCAGATCATGCCGGTCTATTCGGTAAAACCCGGTACAAGTTCTGGGCCTTAGCTGCAATTCTTCTTCTCGCTTTCTGGTCCATGTTCACCGGTTCTGTCAATCTCAAATGGTCCGCTGCTAATCTCGCTCGCTTCTCCGACCACCACCACTCTCTCACTCACGACGATCTTGATATTCTT GAAGTggaggagagaaagaaagtggtGCGGCACATGTGGGATGTGTACACGCAAAGCAAGAGTATAAGATTGCCTAAGTTTTGGCAAGAGGCTTTTGAAGCTGCGTACGAGCATTTAACCAGTGATGTTCGGGGTGTTCGAGACGCTGCCGTTTCGGAGATCGCTAAGATGTCCCTAAGCTCCATCAATCTCGACCCACCTCCTGGTCGCTTTGAG AGTACTAGAGGATCAAAAAAGATATCCAAGCAagcagaaaaaggaaagaaagtaaTCGCAGTTGGGAGTAGCCGATGA